The genomic window CCTTCACCCGGTTCATCGGCCCGGCTCCGGCTCGTTCAACGTGTCGAGTTTCGCGTGCGCGATGGCCCGGATCTCCCGGACCCGTCGCACCAGGGTCCGTATCTCGTCGGCGAACGCCCGCCGCCGCTCGGGGACGCCGGGGTCGTCGGATCCGATCAGCTCCCGGTTGCGGGCGAGCTGCAGGGCGGTCGCGAACAGTTCCGACGACACCGATTCGCTCGACGCGATCTGCTGACGCAGCCGACGCTGCTGCGCGAGCCCGAGGCATGCGGTGACGAACCGTTTCTCGTCGAACTCCGTCGACACGGGGACGTCGAGCAGGTGATCGGCGACCACCTCGTAGGCGTCGAGGAACGGCTGCAGCACGCGGTGTGCGAGGTAGGGGCGGACCTGCCCGAGGATGCGCTGGGCGTGTTCAGGTTCGTGCAGGTCCTGCTCCCACGCCGGGTCGACCAGGCTCAGTTCCGAGCGCAGTTCCTCCCGGAAGGTGTTCTTGTCGCTGAAGAAGAACTCGAACTTGAGCAGGTCCCGGATCCGTAGGGCCTCGGCCCAGCCGTCGGCGAGGGGATCGGTGAACTGCTCGTCGACGGCTTTCATGAGCACCATCTCGGCGATCGCACGCACCACCAGGAAGTGAATGGTGTTGTTGCGGAAGAACGCTGCCACCAGTCCCTGGTCCTTGCCGAGGTGGTAGACGCGTTCGTCGCCGTCGTCGAAACGTTCGAGGATGCCGGCGTCGACGTGCGTGAACAGGGCCTTGCGGATCACCTGCGGGTTGGTCAGGTCCACGTCCCCGGCGGTGGGGAGTTTGCGGGCGGTGATGTATTCGACGAGCGGTCCGAGGATGAAACCGAGTTCGTCGACGGTCAGGGCCCGGTCCTCGATCCCGAGGAACGCGAGCAGTGTCAGCGACGACGCCGTGATCGGGGTGACCTCGTTGATGCGGTGGCAGACCTCGATGCCGGTCTTCTGGATCGCGAGCCGCTGATCGTCCTCCTGTGCCAGGGCGTCCCGCAGCGACAGCGGACGCCCCACCGTCACGTGCGCGACGCCGCGACGCTGTCCCTGCGCCCGCACGTAGCCGATCATCCAGCGGAAGCTTTCCTTCTTCTTCGCCGCGCCGTGCGCCTCCGCGGCCATCGCACTCACCTCGTACAGCTGGTCGTACACGATCGAGACGGGCACCAGGTAGACGTCGGACGCGTCGGATTCGGTGAACGCCTGCGTCAGATATGTGAGCAGCCCGTAGCGGGGTGGGCGCAGTTTCCCGGTGCGGGAGCGTCCGCCCTCGATGTACCACTCGAGGTTGAAACGTTTGTTCAGCAGGAACCGCATGTATTCGCGCAGCGTCCACTTGTAGACGTCGTCGCTGCCGAACGAGCGGCGGATGAACACGGTCCCGGAGCGTTTGCTGATCGGCCCCACCGGCCAGAAGCTCACGTTGAGGCCGCCCATCACGTGATTGAGGGGCAGATCGTTCGCGAGCAGCGCGGGCCGCAGCACCAGCGGATCGAGGTAGGAGCGGTGGCTGGGCAGGAACACCAGCGAATGCTCGCGGTTCAGTTCACGCAGTTCCTCGAAACGGGTGGTGTCGACGTCGAGCCGGTAGGCGCGGGAGAAATAGCGGCCCAACTGGTCCCACAAAGCGATCGCCCGCCGGCTCTGCGCCGCGACCATCTCGTCGAGTGCGCTGCGGGCCTGGTCGTCGACGTCGACGATCGTGCGATTCGACTGGGCCGCCAGCTGTTTGACTCCGGCGGTGAACCGGTGGGTGTCGGTGATCTCCTCGACCACGAAACGGGACACCTTGTACTGGGTGCCGAGCAGGCTCCGCTCGGCCCGCTCCAGCGCGAGTGCCGCCTGCCGGCGCACGAACTCCGGCAGGGAGCCGCCGCCGCGTTCGGCCAGCCGGTCCCGCAGCTCGCTCAGCGGTGCGCCGTCACCTGCGACGACGCGGCACCGGGCCGGATCGTGCTGCAGCACCCGGCGCTGCGCCTTCACCCCGAGGTGCAGCGGGTCCCGGGCCGACAGCACGTCCCGGAATCGTTGTCCCCGATGGGAGCCCGCGGTGTCCGGCATCCACACCACCCGTACCGGGGTGAGTGTCGGATCGTCGTCGCGCAGCGTGAGCGCGGCCAGTTCGGGGTCGGTGGTGGCGACCGTGACGGGAGCCTGCCCGGACTCGGCCTCGCGCCGGGCCAGCCACACGGTGAGCACCTGCCGTTCGGTCTCGGACATCGTCTCGGTGAGAAACACTTCCGTCATCGCTGCGCTCCCTCCGGCTGCTGTGCCGCGCCGTCACCGAGTGCGAGCACCTCGTCGAGACCGGCCTGCAGGCACCGCACGAACAGTGCCGGTTCGGTGACCGCGGCCGTGTCGAGGTTGACGCCGATGCAGCACGTGCCCACGTGCGAGACCATCGTCGCCATCACCGCGCACCCCGGTGCGGGCGCGAACGGGAACACCCGTTCGATGCGCGCCCCGGCCAGATACACCGGGACCGGGACGCCCGCGACGTTGGAGGCCTGCAGGTCCAGGCCCTTCGACTGGGCCAGATACCATTCGGCGATCAGCCGTGTCGGCAGCCGCACCAGCAGGGGAGAGGCGGCCTCGACGATGTCGAGGGCCGGTTCCTCCCGCAGTGCCAGCACGATCGCCCGCACCTTCCGGATCCGCAGTGCGGGATCGGGTTCGGTGGCCGGACCGGCGAAACGGACCGCGGCGAAGTGGTTGCCGCCCGAACTGTCCGACGCCGCCCGCATGTTGATCGGCATCCCCATCGGGACCTTGCCGATCGGCACCCCCAGTTCCTCGTGGTAGCGGCGGTAGCCGCCGAGCAGTGCCGCGACGTAGGCGTCGTTGACCGAGCCGCCCGCCGCGTGCGCCGCGCGCCGCAGCTCGTGCAGACCCACCTCGAGGATCCCGAACCAGCGGCCGAGCCCACGCTCCCGCAGCAGGGGGGAGCCCGCCGGTGGCGGCTGCACCATCCGGCGCAGCGAGTTCGCGTAGCCGAGCATCTCGCCGGCCGCCTCGAACGGCCGGGTCGCCGCGGACAGTACGAGCCGAGCGGACCCCGAGACGAGGCCCGCGAGCCGGGCCGGTGCCTGCCGCACGCCGTCGAGGATCTCGTGGCCCAGCGCGGACATCTCGTCGAGATGCTCCGGTGGTGCCGGTGCCCGATCCGGTTTGCCGGGGGTCGGTTCGGGCCGGCGGCTGTGCAGCAGCGTCATCATCGCGATGCCGCCCATGCCGTCGGTCATGCTGTGGTGCGCCTTGACGGCGTACACGGCGCGACCGTCGTCGAGGCCCTCGATCAGCAGCGCCGCCCACGGCGGCCGGGCCTTGTCGAACGGTTCCGTCGCCAGGTGCCGGCACAGCCGCAGCGCGTGGTCGAGCGTCGCCGGTTCCGGCAGCCGCACCCGGCGCAGGTGGTAGTCGAGATCGAACTCGGGATCCACCGACCACACCGGATTGCCGAGGCCGAATGCCGGTTCCACGGCCCGCATCCGGATCCGCGGCACGATGTGCGACGCCCATTCGTGCGCCTGTACCAGTCGTCCCCAGTCCGGGGCGCGATCGAGGACGTCGACCGCGACGATCGGGGTGCGCAGTTCCGGGCGCACCTCCTCCATCCGCCACATGCCGGTCTCGAAGTCCGACATCGTCCGGCTCATCGCCCACCCGATCGACGACAGGTCGACGTCCACCGCGCTCGGTGGGATGAACGGCTGACCGTCGGCCATGCGCACGCTCCTCGAAACCGGATTTCGGGGCTGATGCCCTCCAGTGTGGACCCGCGCCGCCACGCCCGTCAGCGAATTCGACCGCGCACACCGCGCATTCGGCGCGATCCTCGGTTAACGTCGGTGGGACTTCGATCCTTGCCCCGGCGAAAGGATGCGGTCATTCCCCTCTACCAGTTCCGGTGCGCGCAGTGCGGCCCGTTCGACGCCACCCACCCCATGACGTCCGTCCCCGACGAGGACGGCTGCCCCGGCTGCGGCGGCGCGTCCCGCCGGCAGATCACCGCGCCGCGACTCGGCCACGGATCGTCGACGGCGATGCGTCTGCTCGACGCCACCGCCCGCTCGGCACACGAACCGGCCGTCGTCACCGGTACCCGACCCGGCGCCCGGCGCGCACCCCAGCCGATCACGACCGATCCGCTCCACCGAAAGTTGCCCCGCCCCTGACACATTGAGCACGCCGCGAGGAGGCCTGCATGCCCGAACTGCTGTTCCCCCTGGATTCGAGCAAGAAGTTCACCGAGCAGGAGAAGATCGGCCACAACCGGTGGCACCCGGACATCCCGCCCGCGGTCACCGTCAAACCCGGCGACTCGTTCCGCGTGCACTGCCGCGAATGGTTCGACGGCGCCATCCACAACGACGACTCCGCCGACGACATCCTGAACGCCCCGCTCACGTCCGTGCACACGCTGTCGGGGCCGTTCGCCGTCGAGGGCGCCGAACCCGGGGACCTGCTGATCGTCGACATCCTCGACATCGGGCCCATCCCGCAGGAGGATTCGGGTCCGCTCGCCGGCCAGGGCTGGGGTTACACGGGCATCTTCGCGCGCGACAACGGTGGCTGTTTCCTCACCGACCAGTTCCCCGACGCGTACAAGGCGGTGTGGGACTTCGCCGGCCAGACCGCGACGTCCCGGCACATCCCGCACGTGAAATTCACCGGCATCGTGCACCCCGGGCTGATGGGGACGGCGCCGTCGCACGACCTGCTGGGACGGTGGAACACCCGGGAGGCCGCGCTGATCGCGACCGACCCGGACCGGGTGCCGCCGCTCGCGTTGCCGCCCGAACCGAACGACGCGATCCTCGGCACCCTCACCGGCGCCGACTTCGACCGCGTCGCCGCCGAGGCCGCCCGCACCGCACCACCGCGCGAGAACGGCGGCAACCAGGACATCAAGAACCTCACCAAGGGCAGTCGCGTCTTCTACCCCGTCTACGTCACCGGCGCGAACCTGTCGGTGGGGGACCTGCACTTCTCTCAGGGCGACGGCGAGATCACGTTCTGCGGCGCCATCGAGATGGGCGGCTTCATCGATCTGCGGGTCGATGTCATCAAGGGCGGCATGGAGACGTACGGCGTCTCCGAGAACGCGATCTTCATGCCCGGCAACACCGATCCGCAGTACTCGGAGTGGCTCGCGTTCTCCGGGACGTCGGTGACCCTCGACGGCGAGCAGCGGTATCTGGACTCGCAGCTCGCCTATCAGCGGGCCTGCCTGCACGCGATCGACTACCTCACCAAGTTCGGGTACAGCCCGGAGCAGGCGTACCTGCTGCTCGGTGCCGCACCGATCGAGGGCCGCTTCTCCGGGGTGGTCGACATTCCGAATTCGTGCGCCACGGTGTACCTGCCGACGGCGATCTTCGACTTCCCGGTGACCCCGTCCGCGGCCGGTCCGGTACGCATCGACCCGGGAATCGGGGCACCTCGAGCAGCCCGAAAGTAAAGTCGGGCAAATCAGGTTTAACGGTCTCGTCGGCGGCGTCCCGTCGGTGCCGCACCCCGGTGCGTCGCCGACGGGTGAACGCCGTCGACAGGACCGACCGGTCCGGAACGGGAGTGAGGATCGGCAGTTCGGGGCCGGTTCCACAAGAGGATATGAACGAACGTCCAACAAATTTTCGGGATACGGAGATGGTCTCGGAAGGGTGTTCGGTCGACCTACCTATTTGTTACCGGATCGTTATGATCAAACAGTAACCCCTCGGACTTTTACCGCGTTAGCGTCGTCGCTATCGCACAACGCAATCGCAGCGTTACGCGATGTGACCATCATCAACATCCTTGTCCGCCGGATCGTGATGTTCCTCCGTACGAGGATGCTCCGTCGGGAGAAAGGGGCGCGGTCGTGAGCGCTGTTTCGGGTTACACCAAGTCGAACGTCCTGCCGAGTGCCGAGCGGAACTGCATCGAGGACTACATCGCGGCCACCTTCGCATACGAGTTCATGGACGGTGCCGTCGACATGACGGCGATCGAACGCCTGCATCGCGGCGACGTCCGTGAATGGGTCGCCGCCGTCGCCGCCTCGGGGCTGTTCACCGCCGCGCAGATCGACCGCATCGACACCGGCTGGCGCTGCAACCCCAAGGCGCTGCTCGACGCCCTGCTCGCCGAATCCGACGAGGTCACCGTCAAACGCTGCGAAACCGCGTGGGCCGGCCTGACGCTCGCGGGTGCCCTCGGCGGCAACGCTCTCGGGGCGCGACGTGAACCCCTCGCGATCGGCGCCTACAGCACCGCCGCCGCACCCGCGGCCATCACGATCGCCTGATCGTCCGTCAACAGCACCGACCGAACCCCGGCCGCCCGGCACCGTTCGCGCATGCGAACCGCCTCGGCGCCGGGGTTCGTCGCATCCGGGCGACCGTCCGGGCCGGGCAGGCAGTGCGGCACGATCGCATGGTCGACGAATCCCAGTCCGTCCCAGCGGGCCGGCACCCCGCAGGCCTCGGCCACCTCGCCCGGATCGTCGGCGCACTCCACTCCGGTCAGCGTCGGCGCCGCCACACACGCGCCCGCGCTGTAACCGGCATAGAAGAGGACGCCCGACCGCACCAGTTCCCCCAGAACCACGTCGGCGCCACTGCGCGCCAACTGGGCGCGCAACACGAACGTGTTGCCGCCCCGCACCCACACCGTCGGAAAACGTGACAGCAGCCGGGCCAAGGCATCGGATCGCCCGGCGAAGTCCCGCAGATCAACCTCCGTCGGCGCGAACCCGAGCCGCCGCAGCGGCACCAGATCACTGACGACCGCCGACTCCCGCGCCCGCACCGGCCACGCATCCGCCGCATTCGCGATCACCGCGACCGGACCCGGGCCGCCCGCCAACTCCACGAAACGATCGGCATGCGCACCGAACCGGTACGACGACAGGAACAGGCGCACTCGTCAGATCGTGAACGCGAGATGCTCGACGATCCGCCGGCCCACGGCCTCGTCGCCGCCGAACTCGATCGCCCCGGCATGCTCGGCCGCCGTGGTGCGGCCCGTGGCCAGACGGGTGAACAACCGTGAATCCATCGCGATCGTCGACGTCGCCGGACCCGGCAGCTGCGGCACCACCGCGGCTCGCCCGGATACCTCTATATGAAGGGTGCGTTCCAGGGGCCCCGACAGAGCGCACGAGATCCGGGCCCCGTCCGGTGCCCGACCGAGCCGGCCGACGATATAACCGAGTGCGCCCTCGATCTCCGCGAACGCGAGTGCCCCACGCGCACCACCCTCGTCGCCCGCCGGACCGCCCAGCGCATCCCGGATGTCGTGCTCGTGGATCCAGCAGTCGAACAGCCGTATTCGCATGAACCGCCCGTACGTGGCCGGACCGACCGGAGTGTCCGCGGGCGCGGCGAAGTCGTCGTCGCGCATCGCCCGCAACGCGGCGGCCCGGCGGCCGGTGATCTCCCGGAACCGGGCGAGGACCTGTGCGCCGTCGTGCGCACGCAAGCTCTCCACCCAGCGTTCGTTGAGGGCGCCGATGTCGTTGCGGACGTGGGGGAGGGACCGAACGTTCAGGGCGGTCGTCGGCGTCGGAACCCCGTCGAGCATCGACTCGGTCCCGATCAGGTGCGCGACGACGTCCCGCACCGTCCACCCCGGCAGCGCCGTCGGGGTCATCCACGCGTCACCGTCGACGGTCGCGAGCAGATCACCCAGGACGGACCACTGCTCCGTCAGGGCATCGACCACCTCGTCGCGCGGGAACTCGCTCATCCGCAGAACTGTAGGGGTGGACGGCGTCCCGCGCTTGCGTTGTCCCGATTGTTCGGATCAGGAGAATTCGCGGAGAAGTTCCACCAGGAAGTCCCGCAGCACCTCGACATGGCTGTGTTCGACGTCCGAGGTCGCGGTGAGCAGGACGATCGACCGGTCGCCTGCGAGTTCCAGGACACGTTCGACGGCGGTCCGGCCGTCCGGCGACTCCAACTCAGCGAGATAACGGGAGCGGAACTCGGCGAACTCTGCTACATCGTGGCCGTACCAGCGGCGCAGTTCGGTCGACGGCGCCAGGTCCTTCGCCCAGTCGTCGTAGTGGAACGCGTCCTTGCGCAATCCGCGCGGCCACAGTCGGTCGGCGAACACCCGGAAACCGTCCTCCGCCCCCGGGTGGTCGTACACGCGTTCGATGTCGACGGCTCGTGTCGGCATGGTCCACCTTCCGTGTCTTGGGGATTTTTGCGCACCAAGTTACGTCCGTGTGAAGTCGTGAGGTGTATCACAAAAAGTGGACATTCTGGTGGTACGCCCCGGTTCGGACTCGATTCAGACAACTTCGGCGACTTGCATGTGTTCCCTTCGTCACGGTAGTTCTGCTTACCATCGTGGACCACTTGCATCGGTCGGGTCATCGTCCGTCGATCGCTCGATAGTTGCCGCCCGTCGCGGCAGGCACACCATCTACCGCAGGAAGTCGAAACATTGGATACATCGAAGAGCGCGGCTCAGGCGCGCCCCTCGGTCGGTGTCGTTCGGGAGACGAGCGACGGCGAGCGACGGGTGGCCCTCGTGCCGAAGGTTGCGGCAACACTGTCCGCCAAGGGCGTCGACGTCGTCGTCGAGTCCGGGGCCGGACTGGGCGCCCTGATTCCCGACGAGTTGTACAAGGAGGCCGGCGCCACCATCGGTGACGCGTGGGCCGCCGACGTCGTCGTCAAGGTCGCCCCGCCGTCGGACGAGGAGATCGCCAAGCTCCGTGCAGGGCAGACGCTGATCGGCTTCCTCGCCCCCCGCAACGCCGACAACAAGATCGGCGCACTGGGCGCCGCGGGCGTGCAGGCGTTCGCCGTCGAGGCGATCCCGCGTATCTCCCGCGCCCAGGTCATGGACGCGCTGTCGTCGCAGGCCAACGTGTCCGGCTACAAGGCCGTCCTCGTTGCCGCGTCGGAGTCCACGCGCTTCTTCCCGATGCTCACCACCGCCGCCGGCACCGTCAAGCCGGCGACCGTGCTGGTCCTCGGTGTCGGTGTCGCCGGCCTGCAGGCCCTCGCCACCGCGAAGCGTCTCGGTGGCCGCACCACCGGCTACGACGTGCGTCCCGAGGTCGCCGACCAGGTCACCTCCGTCGGCGCGCAGTGGCTCGACCTCGGCATCGACGCCGCCGGTGAGGGCGGCTACGCCCGCGAGCTCACCGAGGCGGAGCGGGCGCAGCAGCAGCAGGCGCTCGAGGATGCCATCAAGGGCTTCGACGTCGTCATCACCACCGCACTGGTGCCGGGTCGCCCCGCGCCGCGCCTGGTGACCGCCGCCGCCGTCGAGGGCATGAAGCCCGGCTCGGTGATCGTCGACCTCGCCGGCGAGACCGGTGGCAACTGCGAGCTCACCGAGCCCGGACAGACCGCCGTCAAGCACGGTGTGACGATCTGCAGCCCGCTGAACCTGCCGGCCACCATGCCCGAGCATGCGTCCGAGCTGTACTCCAAGAACGTCTCGGCCCTGATCGAGTTGATGCTCGACGAGAACGGCGCCCTCGCGCCCGACTTCTCCGACGAGATCCTCGACGGCGCGTGCGTGACCCGCTCGAAGGAGAACTCCTAGATGTACACCGAATTGCTGGCGAACATCGCGATCCTGGTCCTCTCCGGGTTCGTGGGTTTCGCCGTCATCTCCAAGGTGCCGAACACGCTGCACACGCCGCTGATGTCGGGCACCAACGCCATCCACGGCATCGTCGTGCTCGGCGCCCTGGTCGTGCTCGGGCACCTGCCCGGTGACGCCCCCTGGTCGATCAAGATCATTCTGTTCGTCGCGCTGGTGTTCGGCACCCTGAACGTCGTCGGTGGCTTCGTGGTCACCGACCGCATGCTCGCGATGTTCAAGCCCAAGAAGGACGCCAAGGCGGCGGCCGAGAAGAAGGGGGCTGACGCCTGATGAGCTACCTCGTCACGATCCTCTACATCGTCGCGTTCGCGATGTTCATCTACGGCCTGTCCGGTCTGACGGGCCCGAAGACCGCGGTGCGCGGCAACTACATCGCCGCGATCGGTATGTTCGTCGCCGTCGTCGCCGTCCTCATCGACGTCCGTGACACCGACAACTGGCTCCTCATCGCAGGCGGCCTGATCGTCGGTATCGTGCTCGGCGTCCCGCCGGCCCTGCGCACCAAGATGACCGCGATGCCGCAGCTCGTCGCACTGTTCAACGGCGTCGGTGGCGGCACCGTCGCGCTGATCGCATGGGCCGAGTTCCTCGACTCCGACGGATTCACCACCGTCGACGCGGTCCCCTCGTCGCCGTTCATCATCGGCTCGCTGTTCGCGGCGATCATCGGCTCGGTCTCCTTCTGGGGCTCGCTGGTGGCGTTCGCGAAGCTGCAGGAGCTGCTGAACAAGAACTTCGAGAAGAAGGTCGTCGCCTCGGCGAAGCTGTTCCAGATCGCGAACATGATCCTCGCAGTGGTGTCGGTCGGCCTGGCCGTCTACATCGGTCTCGGCGCCGACGGCGACCCGCAGTCGACGTGGCTGATCGTCGGCCTGCTGATCGCGGCCGGTGTGATGGGCCTGTTCGTGGTGCTGCCGATCGGTGGCGCCGACATGCCCGTCGTCATCTCGCTGCTCAACGCGCTCACCGGTCTGTCCGCCGCGGCCGCCGGTCTCGCACTCAACAACCAGGCGATGATCGTCGCCGGCATGATCGTCGGCGCGTCCGGCTCGATCCTCACCAACCTCATGGCCAAGGCCATGAACCGGTCGATCCCGGCGATCATCTTCGGCTCCTTCGGCGGCGGCGACGCCGGCGGAGCGGGCGGTTCTGCTTCGGGCGGCACCGTGAAGGCCACCTCCGCATCGGATGCGGCGATCCAGATGGCGTACGCCAACCAGGTCATCGTCGTCCCCGGCTACGGTCTCGCCGTCGCGCAGGCCCAGCACGCGGTCAAGGAAATGGCGGCCCTGCTCGAGGAGAAGGGCGTCGAGGTCAAGTACGCCATCCACCCCGTCGCCGGCCGCATGCCCGGACACATGAACGTCCTGCTCGCCGAGGCCGACGTCGCGTACGACGCGATGAAGGAAATGGACGACATCAACGGCGAGTTCGCTCGCACCGACGTCACCGTCGTCATCGGCGCCAACGACGTCACCAACCCGGCCGCACGCAACGATTCGAGCTCGCCGATCTACGGCATGCCGATCCTCAACGTCGACCAGTCCAAGTCGGTCATCGTGCTCAAGCGCTCGATGTCCTCGGGCTACGCCGGCATCGACAACCCGCTGTTCACCGCGGACGGCACGTCCATGCTGTTCGGTGACGCCAAGAAGATGGTTTCCGAGGTCACCGAGGAACTCAAGGCGCTGTAGTCGCTCGCGGTTCCCGCCTCTTTCCAGCTGAAGGGACCCTTCGTACGCCTCAGGCGAACGAAGGGTCCCTTCAGCTGTTGCCGGGGACCGGCACCGAGCGGGCCGACGGCACCTGCAGGACGCCCGCGAATCGGGCCGCCGCGAGCGCACACACGAGGGGGACGACCATGGCCGCGGTGAGCGGAACCAGTTGCGTGAGCCAGCCGATGGTTGCCGGACCGGCCAGGAACCCGATGTAGCCCATGCCGACGACACGGGACATGTTCGCGCCGGCCGCGCCGTCGAGGTTGCCGGCGGCGGTGAAGATCTGCGGCACACATCCGGACAGGCCGAGCCCGAACAGCGCCCACCCGGTCAGGGTCGTCGGCAGCCATCCCGACACGACGACCAGCAGCATTCCGGCCGCGGCGATCAGGGTTCCGTAGCGCACCACCGCGACCGGCCCGAGCGCGGCACTCACCCGGTCGGCGGTGAACCGGCCCACCGTCATCGTCAGCGAGAACGCACCGAACGCGAGCGCGGCCACCGCACCGGACGTGTCCAGGCGGTCCGTGACCTGCAGGGCGCTCCAGTCGTTCGCGACGCCCTCGGCGAGCATCAACGCGAACGCGAGCACACCCAACGTGAGGACCCGCCGCGAGAACCGGCCCCGCCCGGGCGCGTCGTGAACGCCGGGGGTGTGCCGTGCCGGCGCCGACAGCAGCCGCGTCGTGCACACCGCGACCGCCACGACTCCGAGCACTGCTGACCCGGCGAGAGCGACCGACGGCGACCACCCGGCCGCGAGCGTCGCCGCACCGACCAACGATCCGACGACACCACCGATCGAGAACATGCCGTGGAACGCCGACATGATCGGACGGCGGTACGCCTGCTCGGCCACCACCGCCTGCGCGTTCATCGCCACGTCGAGTGCGCCGTTGCCGAACCCGAACACCGCCAGCGCCGCCCCCAACTGCCACGCCGACGACGCCAGACCCGGGCCGATCACCGAGACGGACAGCAGGGTCCCGCTCAGTGCGACCATCCGGCGGCTCCCGAACCGGTCCGCGAGCGGCCCCGACACCTGCATGCCTGCGATCGCGCCGGCCGCCAGCAACAGCAGCAACGACCCCAGCGTCGAATGCGCGATGCCCGTGCGCTCCTCGATCGCCGGAATGTGGACCACCCACATCGCGAGCAGGAAACCGTTGACCCCGAACACCCCGAAGATCGCGGCACGGGCCCGGCGCAAGGAGGGAGACGGTGCGGACTGGGGAGGCACGCCCACCTTTGTACCGAAGCTGCGCGCCGTTCACCCGTGCCAGCTGAAGGGGCCCTTCGGACGCTCCCAGCGCATGAAGGAACCCTTCAGCTGTTTCAGGCGTGCGCAACCAGTGCCGGCACGGGGTCGGTGAGCACGGCTGCGAGGTCGGCGAGGAATCGGGAGGCTTGTTCGCCGTCGACGAGGCGGTGGTCGACGGTGACGGCCAGTGTCGTCACGTCGCGGGCCACGATCTGGTCGCCGACCACCC from Prescottella sp. R16 includes these protein-coding regions:
- a CDS encoding zinc ribbon domain-containing protein, whose amino-acid sequence is MPRRKDAVIPLYQFRCAQCGPFDATHPMTSVPDEDGCPGCGGASRRQITAPRLGHGSSTAMRLLDATARSAHEPAVVTGTRPGARRAPQPITTDPLHRKLPRP
- a CDS encoding maleylpyruvate isomerase family mycothiol-dependent enzyme, with translation MSEFPRDEVVDALTEQWSVLGDLLATVDGDAWMTPTALPGWTVRDVVAHLIGTESMLDGVPTPTTALNVRSLPHVRNDIGALNERWVESLRAHDGAQVLARFREITGRRAAALRAMRDDDFAAPADTPVGPATYGRFMRIRLFDCWIHEHDIRDALGGPAGDEGGARGALAFAEIEGALGYIVGRLGRAPDGARISCALSGPLERTLHIEVSGRAAVVPQLPGPATSTIAMDSRLFTRLATGRTTAAEHAGAIEFGGDEAVGRRIVEHLAFTI
- a CDS encoding Type 1 glutamine amidotransferase-like domain-containing protein — protein: MRLFLSSYRFGAHADRFVELAGGPGPVAVIANAADAWPVRARESAVVSDLVPLRRLGFAPTEVDLRDFAGRSDALARLLSRFPTVWVRGGNTFVLRAQLARSGADVVLGELVRSGVLFYAGYSAGACVAAPTLTGVECADDPGEVAEACGVPARWDGLGFVDHAIVPHCLPGPDGRPDATNPGAEAVRMRERCRAAGVRSVLLTDDQAIVMAAGAAAVL
- a CDS encoding wax ester/triacylglycerol synthase domain-containing protein, with translation MADGQPFIPPSAVDVDLSSIGWAMSRTMSDFETGMWRMEEVRPELRTPIVAVDVLDRAPDWGRLVQAHEWASHIVPRIRMRAVEPAFGLGNPVWSVDPEFDLDYHLRRVRLPEPATLDHALRLCRHLATEPFDKARPPWAALLIEGLDDGRAVYAVKAHHSMTDGMGGIAMMTLLHSRRPEPTPGKPDRAPAPPEHLDEMSALGHEILDGVRQAPARLAGLVSGSARLVLSAATRPFEAAGEMLGYANSLRRMVQPPPAGSPLLRERGLGRWFGILEVGLHELRRAAHAAGGSVNDAYVAALLGGYRRYHEELGVPIGKVPMGMPINMRAASDSSGGNHFAAVRFAGPATEPDPALRIRKVRAIVLALREEPALDIVEAASPLLVRLPTRLIAEWYLAQSKGLDLQASNVAGVPVPVYLAGARIERVFPFAPAPGCAVMATMVSHVGTCCIGVNLDTAAVTEPALFVRCLQAGLDEVLALGDGAAQQPEGAQR
- the fmdA gene encoding formamidase; this encodes MPELLFPLDSSKKFTEQEKIGHNRWHPDIPPAVTVKPGDSFRVHCREWFDGAIHNDDSADDILNAPLTSVHTLSGPFAVEGAEPGDLLIVDILDIGPIPQEDSGPLAGQGWGYTGIFARDNGGCFLTDQFPDAYKAVWDFAGQTATSRHIPHVKFTGIVHPGLMGTAPSHDLLGRWNTREAALIATDPDRVPPLALPPEPNDAILGTLTGADFDRVAAEAARTAPPRENGGNQDIKNLTKGSRVFYPVYVTGANLSVGDLHFSQGDGEITFCGAIEMGGFIDLRVDVIKGGMETYGVSENAIFMPGNTDPQYSEWLAFSGTSVTLDGEQRYLDSQLAYQRACLHAIDYLTKFGYSPEQAYLLLGAAPIEGRFSGVVDIPNSCATVYLPTAIFDFPVTPSAAGPVRIDPGIGAPRAARK
- a CDS encoding DUF488 domain-containing protein, which gives rise to MPTRAVDIERVYDHPGAEDGFRVFADRLWPRGLRKDAFHYDDWAKDLAPSTELRRWYGHDVAEFAEFRSRYLAELESPDGRTAVERVLELAGDRSIVLLTATSDVEHSHVEVLRDFLVELLREFS
- a CDS encoding glycerol-3-phosphate 1-O-acyltransferase, whose translation is MTEVFLTETMSETERQVLTVWLARREAESGQAPVTVATTDPELAALTLRDDDPTLTPVRVVWMPDTAGSHRGQRFRDVLSARDPLHLGVKAQRRVLQHDPARCRVVAGDGAPLSELRDRLAERGGGSLPEFVRRQAALALERAERSLLGTQYKVSRFVVEEITDTHRFTAGVKQLAAQSNRTIVDVDDQARSALDEMVAAQSRRAIALWDQLGRYFSRAYRLDVDTTRFEELRELNREHSLVFLPSHRSYLDPLVLRPALLANDLPLNHVMGGLNVSFWPVGPISKRSGTVFIRRSFGSDDVYKWTLREYMRFLLNKRFNLEWYIEGGRSRTGKLRPPRYGLLTYLTQAFTESDASDVYLVPVSIVYDQLYEVSAMAAEAHGAAKKKESFRWMIGYVRAQGQRRGVAHVTVGRPLSLRDALAQEDDQRLAIQKTGIEVCHRINEVTPITASSLTLLAFLGIEDRALTVDELGFILGPLVEYITARKLPTAGDVDLTNPQVIRKALFTHVDAGILERFDDGDERVYHLGKDQGLVAAFFRNNTIHFLVVRAIAEMVLMKAVDEQFTDPLADGWAEALRIRDLLKFEFFFSDKNTFREELRSELSLVDPAWEQDLHEPEHAQRILGQVRPYLAHRVLQPFLDAYEVVADHLLDVPVSTEFDEKRFVTACLGLAQQRRLRQQIASSESVSSELFATALQLARNRELIGSDDPGVPERRRAFADEIRTLVRRVREIRAIAHAKLDTLNEPEPGR